One part of the Spirochaetales bacterium genome encodes these proteins:
- a CDS encoding PD40 domain-containing protein, whose translation MIKRIITIGFLFLLFLFFFYCCARDDGNDDEVVRPDGAKRIGFSGLPGSCQNAAWSPAVLNSFVFTNFRSGYNEGDAYLYICDLDDNSIELLLDGYNVTMPGGACIWNPVVNKIVFSSERNDESENAYQISPDGTGLAMISDQAGYMAWEPGFSPDGTWIVYERVNEADTEHFIYACEVADSSNRIVIDDSGDCRQPSWSPRGDYICYQKDTGSIYEIMVCDDDGSNKRQLLDTDAESTDCSFSPDGDWIVFSSEYECDYANIYICTSAGGMHTPDEWIRVTEDEGYDGAPGWSQDGARILFEHTDGDPDSSSGSEIWMIDVPALP comes from the coding sequence ATGATAAAACGAATAATCACGATCGGTTTTCTTTTTTTATTATTTCTTTTCTTTTTTTATTGTTGCGCACGGGATGACGGTAATGATGATGAGGTGGTGAGACCCGACGGTGCCAAAAGAATCGGATTTTCCGGATTACCGGGGTCCTGCCAGAACGCGGCCTGGTCCCCGGCCGTACTCAATTCATTCGTGTTTACCAATTTCAGAAGCGGTTATAACGAAGGGGATGCCTACCTTTATATATGCGACCTCGATGATAATTCGATCGAACTGCTGCTTGACGGGTACAATGTCACCATGCCCGGCGGGGCCTGTATATGGAATCCCGTGGTAAACAAAATTGTATTTTCTTCTGAAAGAAACGACGAGTCCGAAAACGCGTATCAGATCAGTCCGGACGGAACGGGACTTGCGATGATCAGCGATCAAGCGGGGTATATGGCCTGGGAGCCGGGCTTCTCGCCAGACGGGACATGGATCGTTTATGAACGGGTGAATGAGGCGGACACGGAGCATTTTATTTATGCATGCGAAGTCGCTGATTCCTCCAACAGAATTGTTATCGACGATAGCGGCGATTGCAGGCAGCCGAGCTGGTCGCCCCGGGGGGATTATATCTGTTACCAGAAAGACACCGGGTCTATCTATGAAATAATGGTATGCGATGACGACGGAAGTAATAAACGGCAGCTGCTCGATACGGACGCCGAATCGACGGACTGTTCGTTTTCCCCGGACGGCGACTGGATCGTCTTCAGTTCCGAATATGAATGCGATTATGCGAATATTTACATCTGCACATCGGCAGGGGGTATGCATACACCGGACGAATGGATCAGGGTTACCGAGGACGAGGGATACGACGGCGCGCCCGGCTGGTCCCAGGACGGCGCAAGGATATTGTTCGAACATACGGACGGGGATCCGGATTCGTCCTCCGGTTCCGAAATATGGATGATCGACGTTCCGGCACTGCCATAG
- a CDS encoding HAD family phosphatase has product MVKAVIFDMDGVLVDSEPLHYESEKKALARYGLTFNRNIHRKYIGYSNERTFWRDLIKEFGVSLNIDTLILEKKEYFNNHLHKIKRIDPAYTLLNRLKKAAIPCAIASSSSHELIRSLLDQCALNDFFSVIQSGDDVEFGKPHPDIFLEAAKKLGIHPRHCVVVEDSLHGVKAGHAAGMIVVAVPNEYTRMLDFSLAHHVIESLDEFDALGLLTIHS; this is encoded by the coding sequence GTGGTTAAAGCTGTTATTTTTGATATGGACGGTGTTCTCGTTGACAGTGAACCCCTCCATTATGAATCGGAAAAGAAAGCGCTTGCACGGTACGGCCTCACATTCAACCGGAATATACACAGGAAATATATCGGTTATTCAAATGAGAGGACATTCTGGAGAGACCTCATCAAGGAATTCGGGGTGTCTCTCAATATCGATACACTCATACTGGAAAAGAAAGAATATTTTAACAACCATCTCCATAAAATAAAGCGTATCGATCCGGCATATACGCTGCTCAATCGGCTGAAAAAAGCCGCCATCCCCTGCGCGATCGCTTCTTCGTCGAGCCATGAATTGATTCGAAGCCTCCTCGATCAATGTGCACTCAACGACTTCTTTTCCGTGATTCAATCCGGCGATGATGTCGAATTCGGGAAGCCCCATCCAGATATCTTTCTTGAAGCCGCCAAAAAATTGGGAATACATCCCCGGCATTGTGTGGTCGTTGAAGATTCACTGCACGGCGTAAAAGCGGGCCACGCGGCGGGCATGATCGTCGTTGCGGTTCCGAATGAATATACAAGGATGCTTGATTTTTCACTTGCACATCATGTTATCGAAAGCCTCGATGAATTCGATGCCCTCGGACTGTTGACGATTCACTCCTGA
- a CDS encoding tetratricopeptide repeat protein has product MKRKQLNSFVGKAISFANRGEYKRAITFLDKALDIDDTSEKVWLNKARILTRINQYEEAIKCYNNGLNVNRESTELWYHKGLLLYELRRFKDAIDCFNHVLKINPDHIDALENKRLALSNMEQFDEISYDCAHSTEEEENIDLSSLTSNADFSDDWEKSAEILCSYSNGYKNKKHIVKSWFKEGLQLKRSGRYRDAINCFDQALEIDKDYAVAWYNKGVSMMKLHDYKKAIACFDETLRLDRRNKKAWFNKGVSLMKKGDHREALVCFDNVLAIDNTFGSAWHNKAHALYDIGSYEQCIECCDTLLKKDPSDEYNIWHYKKNSLIRLGRFNELIGLYTKQLENDDFNEALWYDKGIALYEVGNYREASACFDHAISIDGTDDAFWFRKGLASFQLSLYKEALDCFNRAIEIYDDDDRYWDNKGMALMHLNKRNEAHQCFKKAVDLNPDNKAAREKMKDTL; this is encoded by the coding sequence ATGAAGCGGAAACAGCTTAATTCCTTTGTTGGTAAAGCCATTTCCTTTGCGAACAGGGGTGAATACAAACGGGCGATCACTTTCTTGGACAAAGCGCTCGATATTGATGACACGTCGGAAAAAGTATGGTTGAACAAGGCCCGAATCCTCACGCGAATCAATCAATATGAAGAAGCGATAAAGTGCTACAATAACGGACTTAACGTCAACAGGGAAAGCACCGAACTCTGGTATCACAAAGGATTGCTCCTCTATGAATTGAGAAGGTTCAAGGACGCTATCGATTGCTTCAATCATGTTCTCAAAATAAATCCCGATCATATCGACGCGCTGGAAAACAAAAGGCTCGCCCTTTCAAATATGGAACAATTTGACGAAATCAGTTATGACTGCGCCCATTCGACAGAGGAAGAAGAAAATATCGATCTCTCCTCGCTTACATCGAATGCGGATTTCTCCGACGATTGGGAAAAAAGCGCGGAAATACTTTGTTCTTATTCAAATGGTTACAAAAACAAAAAGCACATAGTGAAATCATGGTTTAAGGAAGGGCTTCAGCTAAAACGATCGGGACGGTACCGGGATGCCATAAATTGTTTTGACCAGGCGCTTGAAATCGACAAGGACTATGCCGTGGCATGGTATAACAAAGGCGTTTCAATGATGAAGCTTCACGACTACAAGAAGGCGATTGCCTGTTTTGATGAGACGCTTCGCCTTGACAGGCGCAATAAAAAAGCATGGTTCAACAAAGGCGTTTCTCTCATGAAAAAGGGAGATCACCGTGAAGCGCTGGTTTGTTTCGATAATGTATTGGCGATCGACAATACATTCGGAAGCGCATGGCACAACAAGGCGCATGCACTTTACGATATCGGTTCGTATGAACAATGTATCGAATGCTGCGACACATTGCTGAAAAAGGATCCGTCTGACGAGTACAATATATGGCACTACAAGAAGAATTCACTCATACGGCTCGGCCGTTTCAACGAACTTATCGGTCTTTACACCAAACAACTCGAGAACGACGACTTCAACGAGGCCTTATGGTACGACAAGGGAATCGCGCTCTATGAGGTCGGCAATTATCGCGAAGCCTCGGCGTGTTTCGATCACGCGATTTCAATCGACGGAACGGACGACGCCTTCTGGTTCAGAAAGGGTCTCGCGTCGTTTCAGCTTTCCTTATACAAGGAAGCCCTCGATTGTTTCAACAGGGCGATCGAAATATACGATGACGACGACCGCTACTGGGACAACAAGGGGATGGCCCTTATGCACCTCAACAAAAGGAACGAGGCGCACCAGTGTTTCAAGAAAGCCGTTGACTTGAACCCGGACAACAAAGCAGCCCGCGAAAAAATGAAGGACACCCTGTAA
- a CDS encoding DUF89 family protein, giving the protein MKTYLDCIPCFFRQTIEACRMIGLSDGAVKRILDEVARHIPEIELEDSPPVMGSIIHRIIREETNNPDPYKHIKKKSNDLVLSLYPLLKKKVENSQDRILEAVEIAIAGNIIDYGALFRLDLHAEIDAIINMEDAGIKNEDPRFFAYRDFIASLERAKTILYCADNAGEIVCDRILIEEIHAAFPATRIVCAVRGGPIINDCLVSDAVEAGIDKTARVIANGVDAPGTLLGACSKEFLDAWRVSDMIISKGQGNFESLAGNEGNIFFMFIVKCGVLAADIGCRIRDVILYHG; this is encoded by the coding sequence ATGAAAACGTATCTGGATTGTATACCCTGTTTTTTCAGACAGACAATCGAGGCATGCCGGATGATAGGCCTCTCCGATGGTGCCGTAAAAAGAATTCTCGATGAGGTCGCACGTCACATACCTGAGATCGAACTCGAGGACTCCCCTCCCGTCATGGGAAGCATTATTCACAGAATCATAAGGGAGGAGACGAATAATCCTGATCCGTATAAACATATCAAAAAAAAGAGCAACGACCTCGTATTGTCTCTTTATCCGCTTCTGAAAAAAAAGGTGGAGAACTCGCAGGACAGAATACTCGAAGCCGTTGAAATCGCCATCGCCGGTAATATTATCGATTACGGTGCCCTCTTTCGACTCGATTTACATGCGGAAATCGATGCCATTATCAACATGGAAGACGCCGGAATAAAGAATGAAGATCCGCGGTTTTTCGCGTACCGTGATTTTATCGCCTCGCTTGAACGGGCAAAGACGATTCTGTATTGCGCGGATAATGCCGGGGAAATCGTATGTGACAGAATTCTCATCGAGGAGATCCACGCCGCCTTTCCCGCGACGCGTATCGTGTGCGCGGTTCGGGGAGGGCCCATCATCAATGATTGCCTCGTATCGGATGCCGTCGAAGCCGGAATCGATAAAACGGCCCGGGTCATTGCGAACGGCGTTGATGCTCCGGGAACGCTTCTTGGGGCCTGCTCGAAGGAATTCCTTGACGCATGGCGTGTGAGTGATATGATTATCAGCAAGGGGCAGGGAAATTTCGAGAGTCTTGCGGGCAACGAAGGCAATATTTTTTTCATGTTTATCGTCAAGTGCGGGGTGCTCGCCGCGGATATCGGCTGCCGTATACGGGATGTTATACTGTACCACGGGTAA
- a CDS encoding radical SAM protein, with product MGKRQCRSGYVFGPVPSRRLGFSLGIDCVPFKTCSYDCIYCQLGRTTDKSVTRKEFSPVSGILDELSSKLSTGMRIDYITLSGSGEPTLYLCLDRLVCGIKRLTGKPVAVLTNGSLLWDPDVRKGLNRADLVIPSLDAGNGEMFRYVNRPHESLSFERVVEGIIDFSRGFPNTIWLEVFLIRDATAVAPEVRDINSIVKRIRPRKVQLNTVNRPPAESFAHPVPKELMKRLAASIDFDVEIIADFKRHAYSSYFSGTKDAIYGLLKRRPCSLDDISDGLSMHRNEVLKYLDELEKNHDIVSYDHHHKVYYAVKKP from the coding sequence ATGGGTAAGCGTCAATGCCGTTCGGGGTATGTATTCGGCCCTGTACCGTCCCGGCGGCTGGGCTTCTCGCTTGGAATCGATTGTGTTCCCTTTAAAACCTGTTCCTACGACTGCATATACTGTCAGCTGGGACGGACGACTGACAAGTCGGTAACGAGAAAGGAATTTTCACCCGTTTCCGGCATCCTCGACGAACTCTCATCGAAACTCTCCACCGGTATGAGGATCGATTACATCACGCTTTCGGGCTCGGGAGAACCGACGTTGTATTTATGTCTCGATCGTCTCGTTTGCGGGATAAAGCGGCTGACCGGAAAGCCGGTCGCGGTTCTCACTAATGGGTCGCTCCTTTGGGACCCCGATGTGAGAAAAGGTCTCAACCGCGCCGATCTCGTCATCCCGTCGCTGGATGCGGGAAACGGGGAGATGTTCCGTTATGTCAACAGGCCGCACGAGTCGCTTTCGTTCGAACGGGTCGTCGAGGGTATCATTGATTTCTCGCGCGGATTCCCCAATACGATATGGCTTGAAGTGTTTTTGATCCGCGACGCCACAGCGGTCGCGCCGGAAGTGCGGGATATCAATTCGATTGTCAAAAGGATACGCCCCCGCAAAGTCCAGTTGAACACCGTTAATCGCCCGCCGGCCGAATCATTCGCCCATCCGGTCCCGAAAGAACTCATGAAACGTCTGGCCGCCTCTATCGACTTTGATGTCGAAATTATCGCCGATTTCAAACGGCACGCATACTCATCGTATTTCAGCGGGACGAAAGATGCGATTTACGGTCTTCTGAAACGGCGGCCCTGTTCGCTCGATGATATTTCAGACGGCTTGTCGATGCACAGGAACGAAGTCCTGAAATATCTGGATGAACTCGAAAAAAATCACGATATCGTTTCCTACGATCATCACCATAAGGTTTATTATGCGGTAAAAAAACCGTGA